A region from the Bradyrhizobium erythrophlei genome encodes:
- a CDS encoding aquaporin, with product MPGFDLPRRLTAEALGTALLVATVVGSGIMAESLTRDVALALLGNTLATGAMLVVLITILGPISGAHFNPAVTLVFALKRELPPREALSYVLAQVAGGVAGTMVAHAMFALPLLDASLKIRTGGAQWLAEGVAAFGLVAAILAGIRFERGAVPWLVGLYITAAYWFTSSTSFANPAVAIARSLTNSFSGIRPIDLPGFIAAELCGSVAALMLMSWLLRAGGVGAAMAREAQP from the coding sequence ATGCCTGGCTTTGATCTGCCGCGCCGGCTGACAGCGGAAGCGCTGGGCACCGCGCTCTTGGTGGCGACGGTGGTCGGCTCCGGCATCATGGCCGAAAGCCTCACCAGGGACGTGGCGCTGGCGCTGCTCGGCAACACCCTCGCCACCGGCGCGATGCTGGTGGTTCTCATCACCATTCTCGGCCCTATTTCGGGGGCGCATTTCAATCCCGCCGTCACCCTGGTGTTTGCGCTCAAGCGCGAGCTGCCGCCGCGCGAGGCGTTGTCGTATGTTCTGGCGCAGGTCGCCGGCGGCGTTGCCGGAACCATGGTGGCGCACGCGATGTTCGCGCTGCCGCTGCTCGATGCCTCGCTCAAGATCCGAACCGGCGGCGCGCAATGGCTGGCGGAAGGCGTTGCCGCGTTCGGCCTGGTGGCTGCCATTCTTGCCGGTATCCGCTTTGAGCGCGGCGCCGTGCCCTGGCTGGTCGGCCTTTACATCACCGCGGCCTATTGGTTCACCTCGTCGACGTCGTTCGCGAACCCTGCGGTCGCGATCGCGCGCTCACTGACCAACAGTTTTTCCGGAATTCGCCCCATCGACCTCCCCGGCTTCATCGCCGCCGAACTTTGCGGCTCGGTCGCAGCGCTGATGCTGATGAGCTGGCTGCTGCGCGCCGGAGGCGTGGGAGCTGCCATGGCCAGGGAAGCTCAACCATGA
- a CDS encoding ArsR/SmtB family transcription factor has product MESEDAILALAALAQSTRLEVFRLLVKHEPQGLAAGDIAKALAVPQNTMSSHLSILSRAGLISAQRFGRSIVYRADLTRFQDVMLFMLRDCCDGRPEICAPMVESLTPCSPPKPRRKAHV; this is encoded by the coding sequence ATGGAATCGGAAGATGCAATTCTTGCACTCGCTGCGCTGGCGCAATCCACGCGGCTAGAGGTGTTTCGCCTGTTGGTAAAGCACGAGCCGCAGGGGCTCGCGGCCGGTGACATTGCCAAGGCACTGGCGGTGCCGCAAAACACCATGTCTTCGCATCTATCGATTTTATCGCGCGCGGGGCTGATCTCGGCACAGCGCTTCGGCCGATCGATCGTCTATCGCGCCGATCTCACGCGATTTCAGGACGTCATGCTGTTCATGCTGAGGGATTGTTGCGACGGCCGGCCCGAAATCTGCGCGCCGATGGTCGAAAGCCTCACGCCGTGTTCTCCACCGAAGCCGAGGAGGAAGGCCCATGTCTGA
- a CDS encoding arsenate reductase ArsC: MSERIYNVLFLCTGNSARSILAESILRKDGHRHFRAFSAGSQPKGNVNRFAIKVLKSLDYPSDDLRSKSWEEFASPDAPVMDFVFTVCDNAAGESCPVWPGQPMTAHWGIEDPAEAGGTDIQKEAAFVAAFRYLKNRIAAFTSLPLESIDRLSLGTRLRDIGRSAGATSGRQKAS, encoded by the coding sequence ATGTCTGAGCGCATCTACAACGTTCTGTTCCTGTGCACCGGCAACAGCGCGCGTTCGATTTTGGCGGAATCGATTCTGCGAAAAGACGGTCACCGCCACTTCCGCGCCTTCTCCGCCGGCAGCCAGCCGAAAGGGAACGTGAATCGGTTTGCCATCAAGGTTCTCAAGAGCCTGGATTACCCATCAGACGATCTGCGTTCGAAGAGCTGGGAGGAATTCGCGTCGCCCGATGCGCCGGTGATGGATTTCGTTTTCACCGTCTGCGACAACGCAGCCGGCGAGTCCTGTCCGGTATGGCCCGGCCAGCCGATGACGGCGCATTGGGGCATTGAAGACCCAGCCGAAGCCGGGGGCACCGACATACAAAAGGAAGCGGCGTTCGTTGCGGCGTTTCGCTATCTCAAGAATCGCATTGCCGCCTTCACCAGCCTGCCATTGGAAAGCATCGATCGCCTGTCGCTCGGCACCAGGCTGCGCGATATCGGCCGTAGTGCGGGAGCCACCTCCGGCCGGCAGAAGGCCAGCTGA
- a CDS encoding GDCCVxC domain-containing (seleno)protein, producing MQLKSTLTCPKCGHRSVETMPTDACQFFYDCKGCGERLKPLAGDCCVFCSYGSVPCPPVQETKKCC from the coding sequence ATGCAGCTGAAATCAACGCTGACTTGCCCGAAATGCGGCCATCGGTCGGTCGAGACCATGCCCACTGACGCCTGCCAGTTTTTTTACGATTGCAAGGGCTGCGGCGAGAGACTGAAGCCGCTCGCAGGCGATTGTTGTGTATTCTGCTCTTATGGTTCAGTTCCCTGTCCGCCGGTACAAGAGACCAAGAAGTGCTGCTAG